The proteins below come from a single Chitinophaga pinensis DSM 2588 genomic window:
- a CDS encoding aminotransferase class I/II-fold pyridoxal phosphate-dependent enzyme has translation MKEDFLLQQLAQREAQHAFRRLRLPAPGSVDFCSNDYLGLAQSAAMQEGVHTLLQARPYMHGSTGSRLLAGNYAWVEEAEEMLATFHQAKAGLIYNSGYDANLGLFSAVPQKGDTIIYDQLIHASIRDGIRLSKAQAFSFLHNDLEDLLKKLQHAVGNIFVAVESVYSMDGDFAPLQEMAALCDKHGAHLVVDEAHATGVVGLKGEGLVQHLGLQDACFARVHTFGKAVGCHGAVVLGSPHLRDYLVNFSRSFIYTTALPPTAIAAIVASYELFPYMQAAREHVSALINRFRKGVVGFSTLYSETPIQIVLTPGNEETRRIAIGLQSAGLDVRPILHPTVPKGKERLRIVLHSFNTEAEVDRLIKGLAG, from the coding sequence ATGAAAGAAGATTTTCTTTTGCAGCAATTGGCGCAGCGCGAGGCGCAGCACGCATTCCGCCGGCTGAGATTACCAGCGCCCGGATCGGTGGACTTCTGTTCCAATGATTACCTGGGACTCGCACAGAGTGCAGCCATGCAGGAAGGAGTCCATACCTTATTACAGGCGAGGCCGTATATGCATGGTAGTACCGGATCACGTCTGCTGGCCGGCAACTATGCCTGGGTAGAGGAAGCAGAAGAAATGCTGGCTACCTTTCATCAGGCAAAGGCAGGACTGATTTATAATTCAGGGTATGATGCCAATCTGGGCCTGTTTTCAGCGGTCCCGCAGAAAGGGGATACCATCATTTATGACCAGTTAATACATGCCTCCATCAGGGATGGGATCCGCTTATCCAAGGCACAGGCATTTTCTTTTTTGCACAATGACCTGGAAGACCTGTTGAAGAAATTGCAACATGCTGTTGGTAATATTTTCGTGGCAGTAGAGTCTGTGTATTCCATGGATGGGGATTTTGCGCCTTTGCAGGAAATGGCAGCGCTTTGCGATAAACATGGCGCACATCTGGTTGTGGATGAAGCGCATGCGACCGGTGTAGTGGGCTTAAAAGGAGAAGGGCTCGTACAGCACCTGGGATTACAGGATGCCTGCTTTGCCAGAGTACACACCTTCGGTAAAGCGGTGGGTTGTCATGGGGCGGTGGTATTAGGTAGTCCGCACCTGCGGGATTACCTGGTCAACTTTTCCCGTTCATTTATTTATACCACGGCATTACCGCCTACAGCCATTGCAGCAATAGTGGCCAGTTATGAACTTTTCCCGTATATGCAGGCGGCCAGGGAACACGTGTCTGCTTTAATCAACCGTTTCAGGAAAGGAGTAGTGGGTTTTAGTACTTTATACAGCGAGACGCCTATACAGATCGTCCTGACCCCTGGAAATGAAGAGACGCGGAGGATCGCGATCGGGTTACAGTCCGCCGGACTTGATGTCCGGCCTATCCTGCATCCGACGGTCCCTAAAGGCAAAGAGCGATTGCGGATTGTCTTACACAGCTTCAATACGGAGGCAGAAGTAGACCGTCTGATAAAGGGCCTGGCAGGATAA
- a CDS encoding patatin-like phospholipase family protein, which yields MRKRLALVIIFIFLLFPVAIFAQEAAKRPKIGLTLSGGGAKGLAHIGILQALDSAGLKIDYVTGTSMGSIVGSLYAMGYSGDAIEKLARQMDWDNLFSNQPVLTDISYEEKREYNKYLIEIPFEYGKPKLASGVIAGEQLWLELARLCWPVNNVRDFSKFNIPFKCIATDVTTGEVVTLDTGDIVTAIRASMAIPSVFTAVKIGDRKLVDGGVVRNFPVITAKEMGADLVIGSNVSGGLRKADQLVTPLDIIYQLGFYKDADDFKQAKKLTDIYIQHHLDDYSAASFGSVDSLLAIGKKKGAEMYPIFKQMADSLNALYPSEKPFVKDRLPFTPDIELVDISVTGLVHSDVDFFLGRLGLVKGGCYTPQDIKDAVLNVFGTRFYKMITYHLNPQGDSKSIMDIQVEENPLTYVKFALQYNSFTNASAIINITQRNFVVPNSRAFVSLAISENPRVQGEFFKYLGPKRNFGFGLGVYFEDDALSLYKNLKRQMEYHLKYLNGEAKFQYTLNSMMAMGLGTRYEFMNISPRYESVEVLRGNGNQLNSFLFFGVNSLDRKVYPHRGMDLQFESGWVYHQQTGYRVYKDGVEIMPSDYGFNFNDYQRTILQAKYNVPFNPRNTFQVQMGGAANFTHRQGPINAFLLGGLNNVIRNQLPLVGIREAEITTSSAATLQLSWQYEFMRNTYAIPRAGVAVYDFLGDVSSKYKYLSGYGVTGGYSSFMGPIEASVMYCDQDGRLRMYVNIGFNF from the coding sequence ATGCGTAAACGACTGGCTTTAGTTATTATCTTCATTTTTTTACTGTTTCCTGTGGCTATTTTCGCACAGGAAGCGGCAAAAAGACCTAAAATAGGGTTGACACTCAGTGGTGGTGGCGCCAAAGGACTGGCGCACATTGGTATTTTACAGGCATTGGATAGTGCGGGATTAAAGATCGATTATGTAACCGGTACCAGTATGGGGAGCATTGTCGGGTCACTGTACGCCATGGGCTACTCCGGCGACGCCATTGAAAAACTCGCCCGTCAGATGGACTGGGATAATCTCTTCTCCAACCAGCCGGTCCTGACGGATATCTCCTACGAAGAAAAACGCGAATACAATAAATATCTGATAGAGATCCCCTTTGAATATGGAAAGCCGAAACTGGCTTCTGGTGTAATTGCGGGCGAACAACTCTGGCTGGAACTGGCCCGTTTGTGTTGGCCGGTTAACAATGTCAGAGACTTCTCAAAATTTAATATTCCTTTTAAATGTATTGCCACAGACGTCACTACCGGTGAAGTAGTTACCCTGGATACAGGTGATATTGTCACCGCTATCCGCGCCAGTATGGCGATCCCCTCTGTGTTTACTGCTGTGAAGATCGGCGACAGAAAACTGGTAGACGGTGGCGTCGTACGTAACTTCCCGGTGATCACGGCAAAGGAAATGGGGGCTGACCTGGTGATCGGATCCAATGTCAGTGGTGGTTTGCGTAAAGCGGATCAGCTGGTGACACCGTTGGATATTATCTATCAGTTAGGCTTTTACAAAGACGCAGATGATTTTAAACAGGCAAAGAAACTGACAGACATATATATACAACATCATCTCGATGATTATAGCGCTGCCAGTTTCGGAAGTGTGGATTCATTGCTGGCAATAGGGAAGAAAAAGGGCGCCGAAATGTACCCGATCTTCAAACAGATGGCGGATTCACTCAATGCCCTGTACCCATCGGAGAAACCTTTTGTGAAGGACCGCTTACCATTTACACCCGATATTGAACTGGTAGACATTAGTGTAACAGGTCTCGTGCATTCAGATGTTGACTTTTTCCTGGGAAGATTGGGATTGGTGAAGGGCGGTTGTTATACACCACAGGATATCAAAGACGCGGTCTTGAATGTATTCGGTACACGTTTCTATAAAATGATCACTTATCATTTGAACCCGCAGGGAGACAGTAAAAGTATCATGGATATACAGGTGGAGGAAAACCCGCTGACCTATGTGAAGTTTGCCTTGCAGTATAACAGTTTTACGAATGCCAGTGCGATCATCAATATCACACAACGCAATTTTGTGGTACCGAATTCCCGTGCTTTTGTAAGTCTGGCGATCAGTGAGAATCCGAGAGTACAGGGTGAATTCTTCAAATACCTGGGACCAAAGCGGAACTTTGGCTTCGGACTGGGCGTTTATTTTGAAGATGATGCACTTTCCTTATACAAAAACTTGAAAAGACAGATGGAGTATCATCTGAAATACCTGAATGGTGAGGCGAAGTTCCAGTATACCCTGAATAGTATGATGGCGATGGGCTTAGGCACGCGTTACGAGTTCATGAATATCAGTCCGCGCTATGAATCGGTGGAGGTATTGAGAGGGAATGGTAATCAGCTGAATAGTTTCCTGTTCTTTGGAGTGAATTCACTGGATAGAAAGGTCTATCCGCATCGCGGCATGGATCTGCAGTTTGAATCCGGTTGGGTATATCACCAGCAGACGGGCTACAGGGTTTATAAGGATGGAGTAGAGATCATGCCATCAGACTATGGATTTAATTTTAATGATTACCAGCGCACGATTTTACAGGCGAAATACAATGTGCCATTCAATCCGAGAAATACCTTCCAGGTACAGATGGGTGGAGCCGCTAATTTTACACACCGGCAGGGACCAATTAATGCATTCCTGTTGGGAGGTCTGAATAACGTGATCCGTAACCAGTTGCCACTGGTCGGTATCCGGGAGGCAGAGATTACGACTTCCAGCGCCGCAACCCTGCAATTGTCCTGGCAGTATGAATTTATGCGGAATACCTACGCAATACCCCGTGCGGGTGTGGCAGTATATGACTTCCTGGGAGACGTATCTTCTAAGTATAAATATCTGAGTGGCTACGGGGTAACGGGCGGGTATTCTTCCTTTATGGGTCCAATAGAAGCGTCCGTGATGTATTGTGACCAGGACGGACGCTTACGGATGTATGTCAACATCGGATTTAACTTTTAG
- a CDS encoding MFS transporter, translating to MNNSKISQSIWQVILASSAGTLIEWYDFYIFGSLSAIIAQKFFPPSNPDLAYIATLATFAVGFIVRPFGAIVFGRLGDLTGRKYTFLLTLLIMGGSTFAIGLVPGYDSIGMMAPIIVLLLRLLQGLALGGEYGGAATYVAEHSPHDQRGYYTSFIQTTATLGLFVSLAVILLTRSSLTPEDFNAWGWRIPFWLSILLVVMSYYIRIRLKESPLFAKLKSEGKTSLNPIKESFGKKENLRLVLLALFGAAMGQGVIWYTGQFYALSFLQKTMQVEFVQSNIIIAVALLLGTPFFIYFGKLSDKIGRKKIMMTGMLIAALAYYPIYAGMDRIGDLSKKTEDVPRFSIENSISRNDKMQNIEKSVKTTTYTDGAKYRETTISTDGKTETIKEVIVSNTQLWQLILLVFIQVVFVTMVYGPIAAFLVELFPTRIRYTSMSLPYHIGNGVFGGLLPTVATLLVTETHNHLAGLLYPIAIALVCFVIGVTGIKKNMISEE from the coding sequence ATGAACAACAGCAAAATCTCACAATCCATCTGGCAGGTAATACTGGCCTCTTCCGCCGGGACACTGATTGAATGGTATGACTTCTACATCTTTGGTAGTTTGTCCGCCATCATTGCCCAGAAGTTTTTTCCGCCCAGCAATCCTGATCTGGCCTACATTGCCACATTGGCGACTTTTGCCGTGGGATTCATTGTTCGCCCTTTTGGCGCCATCGTCTTTGGCCGGCTGGGTGATCTTACCGGACGTAAGTACACCTTCCTGCTCACCCTGTTGATTATGGGCGGCTCTACCTTTGCTATCGGGCTGGTACCCGGTTATGACAGCATTGGTATGATGGCCCCGATCATAGTATTGTTGCTCCGTCTGCTACAGGGCCTTGCGCTCGGTGGTGAATATGGCGGCGCCGCTACGTATGTCGCAGAGCATTCTCCGCATGACCAGCGGGGATATTACACCAGTTTTATTCAGACGACCGCCACCCTTGGCCTGTTCGTCTCGCTGGCGGTAATTCTGCTGACACGTTCCAGTCTGACACCGGAAGACTTTAACGCCTGGGGCTGGCGTATTCCTTTCTGGCTGTCCATTTTGCTGGTCGTGATGTCCTACTACATCAGGATCCGTCTGAAAGAATCGCCCCTGTTTGCCAAACTGAAATCAGAAGGCAAAACCTCACTCAATCCCATCAAAGAAAGTTTCGGTAAAAAAGAAAACCTCCGCCTGGTATTACTGGCACTTTTTGGTGCTGCCATGGGTCAGGGCGTGATCTGGTACACAGGTCAGTTTTATGCATTGTCATTCCTCCAGAAAACGATGCAGGTAGAATTTGTACAGTCCAATATTATTATCGCCGTCGCCTTGTTACTTGGCACTCCTTTCTTTATTTACTTCGGTAAATTATCTGATAAGATTGGCCGTAAGAAGATTATGATGACGGGTATGCTGATCGCCGCGTTGGCTTATTATCCGATTTATGCCGGTATGGATCGTATCGGTGATCTCAGTAAGAAAACAGAAGACGTTCCCCGTTTCAGTATTGAGAACTCCATCAGTCGTAATGACAAAATGCAGAATATCGAAAAATCTGTAAAAACAACTACTTATACAGATGGAGCAAAGTACCGGGAAACAACGATCTCCACTGATGGAAAAACAGAAACCATCAAAGAGGTCATCGTCAGCAATACACAACTCTGGCAGCTGATCTTACTGGTATTCATACAGGTGGTTTTCGTCACTATGGTTTACGGACCCATTGCCGCATTCCTCGTAGAACTGTTCCCTACCAGGATACGGTATACGTCCATGTCATTGCCTTATCACATCGGGAATGGCGTCTTCGGCGGATTGTTGCCTACAGTGGCCACACTGCTCGTTACCGAAACGCACAATCACCTGGCAGGACTTTTATATCCTATCGCGATTGCACTGGTCTGCTTCGTGATAGGTGTCACCGGGATTAAAAAGAATATGATCAGTGAGGAGTAA
- a CDS encoding sensor histidine kinase, producing the protein MNNNKKKLTQKDKSFAFCLSDDEILNPEDVFFSFCDRSNIRAEINKLDRLLETVSKTDSENIRLCYDLVDNEYRRLIEAAFLFTGIQANEEVSVERFLGLFAHEIKTQISGASLAVEAIMEKTEPSFSSRPDLAFYLTTLRSILFNSSQILTNMITTVRFSENFFTLRTDPKSFKVDDFIDSCTIPYQLFNENFNKNLIVELNELQGKTLLTDEVKLGQIIQNLLSNAYKHSKGRDILLVASSEDRWVSFSVISHGHTIPTKELKQLLKIYYKASQSNAGYGIGLYLCELYAEHLFGNIKITSNKGVTTFTVSIPCEIRD; encoded by the coding sequence ATGAATAATAACAAAAAAAAGTTAACTCAAAAAGACAAGTCTTTCGCATTCTGTTTGTCGGATGACGAAATCCTAAATCCGGAAGATGTTTTCTTCTCCTTCTGTGATAGATCCAACATACGTGCGGAAATTAATAAGCTAGATCGATTGCTAGAAACGGTATCTAAGACTGATTCTGAGAACATTCGCCTTTGTTATGATCTCGTTGATAATGAATATAGGCGATTAATCGAAGCTGCATTTCTCTTTACGGGTATTCAAGCCAACGAGGAGGTATCCGTGGAACGATTTCTTGGTTTATTTGCTCATGAGATTAAAACTCAAATATCAGGGGCCTCCTTAGCGGTAGAAGCCATAATGGAAAAAACGGAGCCATCCTTTTCTTCTCGACCTGATTTAGCTTTCTATTTGACTACTCTCAGGAGTATTCTTTTTAATAGCAGCCAGATTCTCACTAATATGATTACTACCGTCCGATTTAGTGAGAATTTTTTCACACTACGGACTGATCCCAAGTCATTTAAAGTAGATGATTTTATAGATAGCTGTACAATTCCCTATCAGCTTTTTAATGAGAATTTTAACAAAAACCTGATAGTGGAATTGAATGAATTACAGGGCAAAACGCTACTCACAGACGAAGTTAAGCTCGGTCAAATTATTCAAAACCTTTTAAGCAACGCTTACAAGCATAGCAAAGGGAGAGATATTCTATTAGTCGCAAGTAGCGAAGATCGATGGGTTTCTTTTTCAGTTATTAGCCATGGTCACACAATCCCAACAAAAGAACTTAAACAGCTTTTAAAGATATATTATAAAGCCAGCCAAAGTAATGCAGGATACGGCATAGGACTGTATTTATGCGAACTGTATGCAGAACATCTTTTTGGAAACATCAAAATAACAAGTAATAAAGGCGTCACCACTTTTACAGTGAGCATTCCTTGTGAAATAAGAGACTAA
- a CDS encoding McrB family protein: protein MEEITANERVISRIRERHFRIWNMKNDTMGLNNNKQSDSNSKSVNDLANSQEKKTRKKSTSKAFLNSTFPTLLDFKHPYRQILMAIKTKPFLIMTGICGTGKSRFARTLAYQTCPKNLQEGGQPGNFQMIAVQSDWHTSVEVIGWTNLQGIYQFTPFIHFLIKAWKHPNTPFILCLDEMNLSKVEMYFADFLSIIESRLWVRGELTSDAFIPASQFRSCLEVDPDLWAKIGIKIDERMQQRFLTKGLTLPPNLIVIGTANMDDAGKKFSMKVLDRASIIEMPDVDFYNGIKSSDTDLKFPDVPISLDQISGLMLYGREAYEFFPKNGDLIISELCALDKILLETPFRFGYRLRDAALIYCSHNFNLPGSTNNKESVYKYLDEVLLMKMLPRISGFSVTEKLIDNLLCFTKNKYPLSFKRLTLMKNGANEYTGFSFW from the coding sequence ATGGAAGAAATAACAGCCAATGAACGTGTCATATCAAGGATAAGGGAGCGTCATTTTAGAATTTGGAATATGAAAAATGACACAATGGGACTAAATAACAATAAGCAATCCGACAGCAATAGTAAGTCAGTCAATGATTTAGCTAATTCCCAAGAGAAAAAGACGAGGAAAAAGTCGACATCTAAAGCGTTCTTAAATTCGACGTTCCCGACCTTACTTGACTTTAAGCATCCATACCGTCAGATTCTTATGGCTATAAAAACGAAGCCATTCTTGATAATGACCGGCATATGTGGTACCGGTAAATCTAGGTTTGCGAGAACCCTTGCGTACCAAACATGTCCGAAAAATTTACAAGAAGGAGGGCAACCGGGTAATTTCCAAATGATAGCAGTTCAATCAGACTGGCATACTTCAGTTGAAGTAATTGGATGGACGAACTTACAGGGCATTTATCAATTTACTCCTTTTATCCATTTCCTGATAAAAGCGTGGAAGCATCCCAATACTCCATTCATATTATGCCTTGATGAAATGAACCTATCGAAGGTGGAAATGTATTTTGCGGATTTTCTGTCTATAATTGAAAGCCGTCTTTGGGTTAGAGGTGAGCTCACATCGGATGCATTTATTCCTGCAAGTCAATTTAGATCTTGTTTAGAAGTAGATCCTGATTTATGGGCTAAAATTGGGATAAAGATTGATGAAAGAATGCAGCAGAGATTTCTAACAAAAGGATTGACCCTACCTCCTAATCTAATAGTGATCGGCACTGCAAATATGGATGACGCCGGAAAGAAGTTTAGTATGAAAGTATTAGACCGAGCTTCTATTATCGAAATGCCCGATGTTGACTTTTATAATGGTATCAAATCAAGCGATACGGATCTGAAGTTTCCGGATGTTCCAATATCTCTTGACCAAATATCGGGATTAATGCTATATGGGAGAGAAGCGTATGAGTTTTTTCCCAAAAACGGAGATTTGATCATTTCAGAACTTTGTGCCTTAGATAAAATACTCTTGGAAACGCCGTTTAGGTTCGGGTATCGGTTGCGCGATGCGGCCCTTATATATTGTAGTCACAACTTTAACTTGCCCGGATCTACCAATAATAAAGAGTCGGTTTATAAATATTTAGATGAAGTGTTATTGATGAAAATGCTTCCTCGTATATCTGGTTTCAGTGTGACGGAGAAACTGATTGACAATTTACTTTGTTTCACTAAAAATAAATATCCGCTGAGCTTTAAACGGCTTACACTGATGAAAAACGGAGCTAATGAATATACTGGCTTTTCTTTTTGGTAG
- a CDS encoding penicillin acylase family protein, producing MRFVPFTVSAVITIALIVCLDRSWGSLPPLGRLLSPQEGFWQNATSISKDYNEDLQVPGLKGKVEVWLDDRMVPHIFAENTTDAYYVQGYMHARDRLWQMELQSFAAAGRLSEILGAKMIPYDRQQRRNGMLYGAEQALKAMEADSVAGPAINAYSDGINAYINTLTNATLPLEYKLLNYKPEKWTPLNSALLLKMMAADLAGGVNDLVYTNARRLFSKADFDNLYPDFGDSIDPIIPRGTQYPTPTVKATLPVDSILNAAGLALHFKEERPDPDNGSNNWAVAGSKTRAGAPILCNDPHLGLSLPSLWYETQIHTPEMNVYGATLPGAPGVIIGFNDHIAWGVTNAAEDVKDYYLMQFRNGKQQYLFNGTYRDAEMRIEKINVKGAAPYYDTVAYTVWGPVVYDNVFPDTATNHQFLAMRWKALDPSAEIRTFLELNKAHNYNDYLAALKYYACPAQNFAFAAKTGEIALWHNGQFPLRWKDQGKWIMPGSDSSFAWQGYVPQGENPHIYNPARGFVSSANQHPTDSTYPYRYVADFDLFRGKRINEVLAADSQITIQDMMDLQNDNLNPFARAALPLIRKHLPVSLLTADQKNYWQILDKWDLQSGPDSKAATIFNIFWDELQSSVWDDDILVDKTPLQQPWEKTTLLWLLRDSSMKFIDNKHTPEKETLSQIVLGAFTIAVDSAKTLDAQKKLEFGRFRGTNIRHLTRSIIPFSAMNLRTGGGRHIVNATKQLHGPSWKMVVQLSAKTEAYGIYPGGQSGNPGSPYYDNAVQDWVQGKYYLLHVFDLKENDDPAVKFKIHFSKG from the coding sequence ATGAGATTTGTTCCCTTTACCGTTTCAGCGGTGATAACCATTGCACTGATAGTTTGCCTTGACCGATCCTGGGGCTCACTTCCACCACTCGGACGTTTGTTAAGTCCGCAGGAAGGCTTTTGGCAAAACGCGACCTCTATCAGTAAAGATTATAATGAAGATTTACAGGTGCCTGGTCTGAAGGGAAAGGTGGAAGTCTGGCTGGACGACAGGATGGTGCCTCACATCTTCGCAGAAAATACTACTGACGCTTACTACGTACAGGGATATATGCATGCGCGTGACAGGTTATGGCAGATGGAGTTGCAATCTTTTGCAGCAGCAGGTCGCCTGTCAGAGATCCTGGGCGCAAAAATGATCCCTTATGATCGTCAGCAGCGCCGTAACGGGATGCTGTATGGCGCCGAACAGGCCCTGAAGGCAATGGAGGCAGATTCAGTGGCTGGTCCGGCAATCAATGCCTATTCCGATGGGATCAATGCTTACATTAATACCCTCACTAATGCGACACTTCCTTTAGAATACAAATTGCTGAATTATAAACCGGAGAAATGGACGCCGCTGAATTCAGCACTGTTACTCAAAATGATGGCGGCAGATCTGGCCGGCGGTGTGAATGACCTGGTATATACCAATGCCCGCCGCCTCTTCAGTAAAGCAGACTTCGACAATCTGTACCCTGATTTCGGCGATAGCATCGATCCGATCATTCCCCGTGGCACACAATATCCGACGCCGACAGTAAAGGCTACACTACCCGTGGATAGCATCCTGAATGCCGCCGGTCTTGCGCTGCACTTCAAAGAGGAGAGACCTGATCCCGACAATGGTAGTAACAACTGGGCAGTGGCAGGTTCGAAAACACGTGCCGGTGCGCCGATCCTTTGTAATGACCCTCACCTGGGCCTGAGTTTACCTTCCCTTTGGTATGAAACGCAGATCCATACACCTGAGATGAACGTTTATGGCGCTACATTACCAGGTGCACCTGGTGTGATCATCGGCTTCAACGATCATATTGCCTGGGGCGTGACCAACGCAGCTGAGGATGTAAAAGATTATTACCTGATGCAGTTCCGTAACGGGAAGCAGCAATATCTCTTCAACGGGACTTACCGCGATGCAGAAATGCGTATTGAAAAGATCAACGTCAAAGGAGCGGCGCCTTATTACGATACTGTTGCCTATACTGTTTGGGGCCCTGTGGTATACGACAATGTTTTCCCGGACACGGCTACCAATCATCAGTTCCTTGCCATGCGCTGGAAAGCACTTGATCCTTCTGCTGAAATCAGGACCTTCCTGGAACTTAACAAAGCACATAACTACAATGATTATCTCGCCGCTTTAAAATATTATGCTTGTCCTGCACAGAACTTCGCCTTTGCTGCTAAAACCGGTGAAATAGCACTCTGGCATAACGGACAGTTCCCTTTACGTTGGAAAGATCAGGGAAAATGGATCATGCCGGGCAGTGATAGCTCCTTTGCATGGCAGGGATATGTACCGCAAGGTGAGAACCCACATATTTACAATCCGGCACGTGGTTTTGTAAGCTCTGCCAATCAGCATCCGACAGACAGCACCTACCCATATCGCTATGTAGCAGACTTCGACCTGTTCCGTGGCAAACGCATCAATGAAGTACTGGCCGCTGATAGCCAGATCACGATACAGGACATGATGGATCTGCAAAACGATAACCTGAATCCTTTTGCCCGGGCCGCTCTGCCTTTGATACGCAAACATCTGCCGGTATCACTGCTGACTGCCGATCAGAAGAATTACTGGCAGATCCTTGATAAATGGGATTTACAAAGTGGACCTGACAGCAAGGCAGCGACTATCTTTAATATCTTCTGGGATGAATTGCAGTCGTCTGTTTGGGACGATGACATACTTGTAGACAAAACACCTCTACAACAGCCCTGGGAAAAAACAACCTTGTTATGGTTGTTGCGGGACTCTTCCATGAAGTTCATCGATAATAAACATACACCAGAAAAAGAGACACTCTCACAAATTGTTTTAGGCGCGTTCACAATAGCGGTAGACAGTGCCAAAACATTAGATGCGCAAAAGAAACTGGAGTTCGGCCGTTTCCGTGGTACGAATATCCGTCACCTGACACGATCTATTATACCTTTCAGCGCAATGAATCTCCGTACGGGCGGTGGCCGGCATATTGTAAATGCGACAAAACAATTGCATGGTCCTTCATGGAAAATGGTAGTACAGCTGAGCGCGAAGACAGAAGCTTATGGTATCTATCCCGGAGGACAGAGCGGTAATCCGGGTAGTCCGTATTATGACAATGCAGTGCAGGATTGGGTACAAGGAAAATACTATTTACTGCATGTGTTTGATCTGAAAGAGAACGATGATCCTGCAGTGAAGTTTAAGATACATTTTAGCAAGGGATAA
- a CDS encoding tRNA-(ms[2]io[6]A)-hydroxylase, giving the protein MSKVSILGLHLPTDPRWVNLAAISLEEILTDHAFCEQKAATSCISLIQRYPEKDKLVQELAPIVTEEWGHFRQVLAEMRKRGFSLGKQRKDMYVNALMEHQNKGGDPQSVLLDRLLIFALIEARSAERFRLLSEGLEDEYLKEFYRKFMISEAGHYRLFIDLAREYVPEEKVKTRWQEWLTLEADIMNNLEVRGDRMH; this is encoded by the coding sequence ATGAGTAAAGTCTCCATATTAGGTCTGCATCTTCCTACTGATCCGCGCTGGGTAAACCTGGCAGCTATCTCCCTGGAAGAAATTCTGACGGACCATGCCTTCTGCGAACAAAAAGCCGCTACCTCCTGTATTTCCCTGATCCAGCGCTATCCTGAGAAAGATAAACTGGTACAGGAACTCGCTCCTATCGTTACGGAAGAATGGGGCCATTTCCGTCAGGTACTGGCTGAAATGCGTAAACGCGGGTTCTCTCTCGGTAAACAGCGAAAAGATATGTACGTGAATGCCCTGATGGAACACCAGAATAAAGGGGGAGATCCGCAAAGTGTACTGCTGGACAGATTACTGATATTCGCCCTGATTGAAGCCCGTAGTGCGGAGCGTTTCCGTTTGCTGAGCGAGGGTCTGGAAGATGAATACCTGAAAGAGTTCTACCGTAAATTCATGATATCTGAAGCGGGACATTATCGCCTGTTCATCGATCTGGCCAGAGAATATGTACCGGAAGAAAAAGTGAAAACCCGCTGGCAGGAATGGCTGACACTGGAAGCTGATATTATGAACAATCTGGAAGTGCGTGGAGACAGGATGCACTAA